In the Paramisgurnus dabryanus chromosome 18, PD_genome_1.1, whole genome shotgun sequence genome, tgtgtattatgcttaacactaggcgcacccgaaacaTTGTTTGTATCATTAACAGTAGCGGCCTTACTATGCTCAACTAGAGTTCGTATGCGCGCTTCTAGTTCTgcaaccttctccgtcagccttactacttcaatacacttagcacatGTAAAACACTCTATGCTGACGTAtgaagctaaactgtacatgtggcaagtagtgcaggttacaataACAAGGGGAGTCTCAccgttttcatgctgggcgaaCGTCTGTGGTCAGGGTGATGTGAGGCACGCTGACTCTGCGAAGGCCTGGAAGCACCTTcttcacagcttcccgatctggCGTGGACAGGTGGGAAAACATACATCGGATGAATGCGCCATTAGATCGCCAACGAAGGCAGGTTTAAGTAAACAGATGGTAAGAAAGGCTAGCTTTAGCCGGCACTGGCTGGTGATGCTAGcgtgctatatgctaacactgggtgttacTACCCAGACAGCACACGTACGTCTGCCCGACGTCGGCTCAAGAGCGTACGTCGGCCTCCTTATCTGAAACATCTAATAAGTATCGGCCAGGCATCGGCCAAATCTTCAGTCAAGTCAACGGTATTTCCCGCTCATCAAGCTTGTCTGTTACGTCGGTTTTGGGTCGGATAACTATACCGGAGGCCGATGCCGCGCTTCTCTCTGTTGGTGCGTGTCCAGTTACTCCTCCCTTTGCAATGCAACCCACCAGAGCAAAGGCGACATCATGGGTGTATCAAGTATGTACAAGAACTAAGTAAATGATAATAAGTGAAGAAAAATGGAATCCgttaagtaaatgtaaatgttttaatataatatacatgttGCGAATTCTTTATGGTTTATCTATTATTGTACGTAACTTATCTCGTTAATGTGTTGGGTTACGTGAAATGCGCAGTGCATAGTTTAAAGCATATACGTTTCTAGCGTAAGTGTGGTATTCTCTGTTACGAAAGTATACTAGCTGGAGTTTTCGTAGAGTTCGCAAGCTTTTCACTCGTGTGCAGCATCCTTCAGTGCAAGTTAAAGTTTATGACACAGTAAGTTCATATCATTATACTATGTTTAATGATTAATGTTTGTGTGCACCGTAACTATTTCTGGCATTACGCCAGTTTTGCCGCTGTTTCGTGATCTGCATAATTATCAGTGTAATCGCGCTAACACTTGCGTTAGCACGGGTGCTTATAACACTAATACCTGCAATATATGTTTAGTTCTTCTTATTATGGGCATAATCCTGTATTCTACAGTTTGTTATCTGTTGCTATAATAATGCTGCATAACGTgatttatgctattatatttCTTTCCGTAGTTTATATCCTTGCTTAGTGTATATATGAGAGTTCATGATGTTTCATTTGTAATACGGTTGAATCCGTATGTAGACAGGTTATTTTTTatgtcttatttgtttattacagAAACTACCTCAGTTGAATACTGGCATGTGTACAAGGTTGAAACTTGCATAAATAAAAGTGGAAGCGAAATCTGATGACTCCTCCCTAATCAGAGTACTGAAGTGGTTAACAGCCTTTAAAACTAGCAATCAGTGGGGTAATTCTCaacaataaaagtaaaaataaataaaatagcagCGCTTTCTTTGCTTTTAATGACACACAGCTGCTAAGTTCCATTAATCCGAAGCAGGAGGGGGTAGTAATGTACATACGCTGGTTGCCAGCCGCCGTTAATACTCAAGTAAATTAGAGAAAAGGCAACTCGGGAAAGTGAGTACAAATAAGGGATTATTGGCTTGTTTTACATGTATCATTGTTTGTGTTCCCCTCCTTCGTAAAAAAACAGACAATTCCACGTCAACTCGAACACGCAAAACCCCGGTATGAAGCATTGTCATGAGCATGCCAAACCAACAGATGGCGATATATTCCTTAACCCAGAGAAGCCACTCCAGTCTCGTCTTgccatgaacaaggaaaaaatgcGGGAGCTGACTTCGCAGATGTACGTGGTTCAGGTAAGTTTTCGACAAAAATCTTATATTtaaagtcttaaaagttagtataaGGCACTCCGTCTACTACAGCACAGCAAATAAAGTCATAACATTTGTAGTACTAGCAGCGCTATTCAGATTTGATGCATTTttgctaaaatgttttatttaatagaGATTATAATTTCCATTATTTTTATCAATCTAAATACCTTTCACTTGTTCagtattgtgtttttgttgctaTGTAAACGATGAACTTAATATAGGCAGATGGCCATTGCTTTTCTGAACAGCAGTTGGAAGTATTCTGAGGTAATTTAAATTTTAGGAAAAATATGAGGATGATTATCGATGATTATATAATTGAGTTCAATAACATAGTAATTTTGGttgtttcatttcattgtgagtgtttgtttgatgtttaaatgaTCAACATAATATGGTTAATTGTTCTGTCCCGTttgttagaaaagcttttgcaaATATCTTGTCTGAGgtaaattgtcattttaaacacatttagtgAGTGTGAATAATATGATTTTTGtctctatatatatttatgatgctCTGGCAGTTTTAGTTACTGTATAAAGTGTATTATTATGATCTGTATGATAGTTTGAGTGCTTACAATGGCagcaaatttaaaaacaaaacaaacaaaagatgtTTACATTGACATTATTTAAGTTAGTTCAGATTTTTTGACAACCATTTTGTTATGCACAGTGCAATCTGATTTACGTTATTGTATATCAGATGTATGAAATGTACAGTGATTTAATGAACAGGTGTTTCATATCATAGTCATTTGTCATACTGTGGATTTTAAACACATCAAGGGCTGGAAATGACTGAATAAATTTCTTGCCTTTTTCCTTAGCTAATATTTCCCTCATATATGTTTCCTCTCTTCTTGTGTGTTAACAGGTCATTGGCACTGTTGTGTATGTATTTCACTGACAGACAACTCAAGACATTTTAGTGGGTGTAACTGGACatcatttatgttaatctgtaatattcaatttttatgttttatgtctttGCAAAACAGATCACAACATCATTTGCTGTAAGTTGTTTTTAACCAgctgttacaaacatttttattatttgactTTAACCCTAAGTGTTTTTGATCTTAACCATACTGTCATATTAGTTTTATCGGAGATAGGACATAGAGGTACTAAGCCATCTGTTTCTCTGTGCAGGGCATGTACATCTAGGATGCGATCAATCCAGATGAGATTCTCTCCAATGCCAGCAAACCGACAGTGGAAGACACGAGCCAGCACTTCTCCCACCACATTGCCTCAGGCTTTTGAGATACCGACTTATAACTGCTTCTCCCCCCTATGTTGGGATCACTGGGGCCTCCATCGCCCGGCATGTACACGCTACATTAGGTGTAGGTAAGACGCACACTCACTGCTTCCCTGGTGCTTGTGTTCTCAATGTTTCTGTGCAGGTGCCTGGGATAATGAAGACAATTTGGGTTGTCATGTTACACGCCAGGTGAACAACATCAGAGTGCGGCAGTCAGAGATCCTAAAGAAGGACTCCATATGTTTAGTCGAGACAGTACGCCGTACATCTCTTACGACGAGGATATTTGTTTCAGGACCGCTTTCCCGATACTGACAAGGACATTTAAGGTTCAATGGACAACTTGCTTTCAATGAATGGTTAATGTCtgtagcccttttcacacacatattatggaAAAAATACAGAGTACACATCCGGGAGTTGTTCGGgattatttgattttggttaATTCACGCTGCCAATAGTTATCTAGATTTGTTTGTGCTTTCACACACATGCACTTGGTAGGTTTTTCGTAGTATCTGTAGTTTGCTTATCCGTGATTTCTCTCTCGAGAAACCACacgtgtatttttttgtttatgataagatcatAAAGGAGTGCGTTAcaccagtgcttcccaatcctggtcctcgagcacgCCCTCtcaaaaagttttagatgtctccttatttaactcatcagcttgttagggagacatgtttaccattttggaaggaggctgataagttgaatcaggtgttttaaataagtttttgggagggggtgctcgaggaccaggattgggaagcactgtgTTACACGCTGTTTTGTTATGCTGGTGAATGTTCATAGCTGATAGTGACGAGCCCCCTGATTTcttcttcagtccagtttgcagatttttctcattgtgaatgttaatctgcatttaaatcTGCCATGTCAAAGGGGAAAAGGCTATATTTTTGTCGTGATGACACAATATTTATGTTGACTAATTATCAACGTTGAAATTGACACCGCCGATTCTATCCACCAAACGCAACAGCTCTAAGTCTAGCATGCACATAATTGCATTCACTAACCTTTGCCTCAGGttataaataacttaataatcACAACCATCCACTACCTAAAAAGCTATGAACAGCAGTCATGCAAATTTTCTCAATTTGCTTTTCTATTTCTACTAGCAATTATGTGAGCTGCAGTCTGGATCCTGCCTCTGTCAGATGACCTAACACAAATGGAAAGATGACATCGATCCTTGCAAGGACTTCAGACGATCCCAGCACTGGACTACATACAGTGGTAATCATGTGCGTTTCATGATTAACTTTGGATACTTTTGGAGATCATTTCATCTTCCCCTcgcttaaatgtttacattaacagaattttttttaccagGGGTGCCAAAACTTGTGCATGTCCCTGTACTGATATATACTATACAAATAATataagttgaatttacttatTTGAAACGCATTATACTAAACACTACACTGCAATGTTGTTTTTAACGTTTGTGCATAATATAtgattttttgtctttttccttCATTAGATTTTCAGTAGTCCGTGTCAAATTTTCTTTCAAGGTAAGATAgctttacatgttttttattgtgcTTTAGTGATCACACAGGCCCTGTTTATGTTCTTAACCAGCATGAGTTTATTTATTGTGATATacacaaaacaagatattttgataaatgatgttaagTACACAGCTGCTCATTTACTTCAATAAAATGtctttttcctattatggaagtcaatgggtaccatcaactgtatgattgacatcatttatcagattaaagaatttttggcaagtttataacaacatgaaggtgagtaaatgatacaattataatttttacgTAAACTTTTAGCTTTGAAGGATTATTTACTCAACCCCATTGTatccaagatgtttgtctttctttctttagccaaacacaatcagagttatattaaatactgtcctggccagtggcggctcgtgactgctcttctgaggggtgcgaattcaaaataagtgttcagagtgtcatgtgtgttgctcgtgtcttcaaaaatatgtgtttgttacatcatgtaaaccatgtgcatcacgtgtcttgtcaaaagaactgcctgctgcacacgcgtcaaaaccttttatgataaaagagatgctcacgttcacaaaatacacgcaacacattcacttaacattaaactctgattacgcatgagataaTGCAggtatcttttatcataaaccattaGGCCCTATGACgtatgtgcagcaggcacttattttgacatgacacgtgattCACATGCGATACgcctaacacatattttaaaatgacgaaccacacacatgacgggctacatacatgttgggaTGAGCTTcgcattgcattgtgcgcccTCGGAAAATAAGTCATTGTCCGCCACTGGTCCTGGTTCTTcaatgcttaaaggaatagtctactcattttcaatattaaaatatgttattaccttaactaagaactgttgaatcatccctctatcatctgtgtgtgtgcacgtaagcgctggagcgcgctgcgacgctacgatagcatttagcttagccccattcattcaatgctgccatttagagataaagttagaagtgaccaaacacatcaacgtttttcctatttaagacgagtagttatacgagcaagtttggtggtacaaaataaaacgtagcgcttttctaagcggatttaaaagaggaactatattttatggcggaacagcacttttgggagtacttcgactcgcctgaaaagtccgctccccttctcactctcataatgggagagggagggtgttactgcgccaagtcgaagtactcccaaaagtgctattacgccataaaatatagttactcttttaaatccgcttagaaaagcgctatgttttattttgtaccaccaaacttgctcgtataactactcgtcttcaaaaggaaaaacgttgatgtgtttggtcacttctaactttatctctaaatggtaccattgaatgaatggggctaagctaaatgctatcgtagcgtcgcagcacgctccagcgcttacgtgcacacacacagatgatagagggatgattcaacagttcttagttaaggtaataacatattttaatattgaaaatgagtagactattcctttaataatggCATTGACTGGGCATCAATGTTTTGAAGTtccaaaagtgcatccatccatcattaaagtgaCCCATATATAACCCAGTGGGTCTTCTGATGCAAAATGATAGGCTTGTGagaaaaactttatattttaagctttaagCGAGTTACGATGTatatgtaatgtaaacagaCTACAACAACTCAATCGCATTGTTTCTCATGTGTCTCTACTGTGTTTCATCACAATTCATTTTACGACTAGTCATGAGATGCATAACATCCAATGCGATAACACGTGCCGCCATATTTAAATTGTCTTTTTAACTTTGTAAATGTCTTGTCTCTATCATAAAAAGCTATAAATATGAATAGTTTTTCTCACAAACGTATTGTTTCGCTTCGGAAGACATTTATTAATCCACTGGGTTACAtatggattactttaatgatggatggatatacTTTTGAGCTTTGAAAAACATTGATCCCAGTCTATGACATtataaagcaaaaatataaatacaatatataaatgtaaagaaccaggaaatgatttaatataactctgattgtgttctgttaaaaaagtaataatcagtcaattttcattttggtgggaggagtaatcctttaactcaTTTGAGTCATCAGACAATCATCTTGTTGCTTTGACTGTATTCAGTTACAGATCAAAATCCCTGGTGGTAAATGAACACTGCTCAGTCTTGTCTATTTGAGTACACTGACGATCCTGAAGGTGTGtttaacattaatataaaataataaagtaatgcataaaGTGATAATTGAACATTACTGATGATGTGTGCTGTTAACAAGCAGAAGGGtaaagataaactaaaacaaagacGTCAAAGCAAAAAGATGACTCAAcccttttaaaatgtcttttattTACGGTGCATTTTATCCTTTATCTTAGACAAAGCAGAgcatgttattttcatttaatacaTTCTGGAACAAATCTGGGTCCACTTATCATTTCTACTTACATATGAACATTTCTGTTCTGCTCCGTTTACAGTGTTTGGGTGAGATCTAGACCGAGGACTAAGGCGTATACTAGGACAGAACTAAGTGTTGTGGCCCACAGGTGAGACAAACTTTGCTACTTGGTATCTGTTAGACACGATACATTAAAGAAGGGCCCATTCATATTATACTTAAACTTGGTCCAGGAccatttgatttttggttcattcacactgccaatgattttccggaatctgtgTTTATGCCGTAAAGACACATGAtgtgtttaaagtcctgcacttgatAGGTTTTATCCACAGTGTCTGAAGGTTTGTTATTATTGGTTATTTCTCTCTGCAGAAGACtggatttttgtttatgataagactataatgGAATGCGTGATGCGCTGTTCTAGTATGCACATGAATTATCCCAATTTCAAAGTGGATTTTTGAAACTCCCTGAACTCTGTTctagtccagtttgcagacatttctcattgtgaatgtaaatgttcatttaaacccccgttttaaagagctgaataTCTTGTTGCTATCACGCacatgtattttgtttaatataagctcATGTGAGCACCTGATGCGCTAGAACTGTTGTGCTGCTaaatgatctctgcttcagcgtGGATagtgacaagctccctgatctctgcttcagtccagtttgccgacCTTTGTAAAACccttgttttaaagagctgaaccataacttcaaaACTACGCCATTGTTTTTGCGTCTCATTCACAAAGAGGGCTTTCCAGGTATCTTACggtaatgttactaggtcctctttcctggAACAATCCCAGAACATCTTTGCGTTCACACAAATGcctgtctgccaattttacggatattttctgggaccaaagtgctgtgtgaataagGTTATACTTTACTCGATTACATAAACACTGATGCAAGCACTTGTTCAACACAGTTTGGTGGTAAGCAAGTGGGTGACTGTTATCTTTAGATATCTCtaacaataaaatgtataattttcaaGACATTTGCATTAATTCCTCCTATAGCACTCATTTTAAGTATAGCTGAGGATGCAAAGAAGAATTAACACTGTTAATAATGCACAGCCAGACACTCAGGAATGCAACAACACAGTAGATCAGATGTTTTATATGCTTACataaagtactgtatgctttgTGGGTCCACTTTTTGATTATCTATCCAATATACACGATTGTTCATGTTTGCCATAGGCacctaaatttaaatataaaaatgtgatcgtatgattaataattttttgttggaTGTTTCCATTTAGGTGATCCTAAAGCAACAAAGAGGAACCATGGAGAGGAAGAAGTGGTATCCAGATGTTTAAAGGGCGGTGTTCGGGACAGGAAACAAAGGCAACAAAGAGGAACCTCTAAGGTTTAATGGCACTGCTTGCAGAGACAAGTGTAGGAAACAAAGACAGAAGACCTGACGAGAATGttatgattaaatgtttttgttatgtaCATGTACATGCACATgcacattattatttacaatatatttctaagatacataaatatgtgaccttgtatatgaaatccaggctactggcttaaaatctaatgacatCTAAAGTTTGAATTTACTGATTTAACATTGAGTTCAGTCTTTGGCATGACCTTACTCTGTCAGTATTGAATatgtcaagattatattttcagagaatgttttctgaattgtgtaggatgattttatgtagaaaacagtaagtcacaaagaaatactttgctgggttttcacaggccgtGTCCCATTTGTACAACATATGTGAATTATCTTGAGACTAAAACTTCTGAaatccaaactgttatattttagcatttcaaatgcagccaccctttgcctagaattTGAAATATATACCCTTAGGttttttcagtaattttttGACATCTCACCCtgagatatttttaaagaaatttccATGTATTGTGGGCTTGaattacttgtttattttatcattttgtccaagtaatttgaaaaaagttttaaattaaattttagttctcaattgaaataaatgt is a window encoding:
- the LOC135745977 gene encoding uncharacterized protein isoform X1, which translates into the protein MPRFSLLVRVQLLLPLQCNPPEQRRHHGCIKQFHVNSNTQNPGMKHCHEHAKPTDGDIFLNPEKPLQSRLAMNKEKMRELTSQMYVVQVIGTVVSQHHLLACTSRMRSIQMRFSPMPANRQWKTRASTSPTTLPQAFEIPTYNCFSPLCWDHWGLHRPACTRYIRCEQHQSAAVRDPKEGLHMFSRDSTPYISYDEDICFRTAFPILTRTFKQLCELQSGSCLCQMT
- the LOC135745977 gene encoding uncharacterized protein isoform X4 — protein: MPRFSLLVRVQLLLPLQCNPPEQRRHHGCIKQFHVNSNTQNPGMKHCHEHAKPTDGDIFLNPEKPLQSRLAMNKEKMRELTSQMYVVQVIGTVVSQHHLLACTSRMRSIQMRFSPMPANRQWKTRASTSPTTLPQAFEIPTYNCFSPLCWDHWGLHRPACTRYIRCR
- the LOC135745977 gene encoding uncharacterized protein isoform X2; this encodes MTQQFHVNSNTQNPGMKHCHEHAKPTDGDIFLNPEKPLQSRLAMNKEKMRELTSQMYVVQVIGTVVSQHHLLACTSRMRSIQMRFSPMPANRQWKTRASTSPTTLPQAFEIPTYNCFSPLCWDHWGLHRPACTRYIRCEQHQSAAVRDPKEGLHMFSRDSTPYISYDEDICFRTAFPILTRTFKQLCELQSGSCLCQMT
- the LOC135745977 gene encoding uncharacterized protein isoform X3, which encodes MKHCHEHAKPTDGDIFLNPEKPLQSRLAMNKEKMRELTSQMYVVQVIGTVVSQHHLLACTSRMRSIQMRFSPMPANRQWKTRASTSPTTLPQAFEIPTYNCFSPLCWDHWGLHRPACTRYIRCEQHQSAAVRDPKEGLHMFSRDSTPYISYDEDICFRTAFPILTRTFKQLCELQSGSCLCQMT